Within Mesotoga infera, the genomic segment GACCAGAGAAACCACAGGCACAACCCCTTTAGAATGTAAGGCAAGCGAAGGCGACATGGATTACCCCTGAGTTACAAAGACCGGGACCTAGTCCCGGTCTTTACTTAATCAAGCTGATGCTAATCAATATTTGTCTAAATCGGTGAACTGATCCCATTCTTCAAGATGGCTGAATTCAGGGGATTCACTCCAATCGAGACCTTTTCTGATGAAATCCATAAGATTCTCAAGAATTATCTGATGTTTGTTTTCTTCCGCGGCCAGCTTAAGAAGTGTCTCCTTCTCAGATGGTTCACTGGTAAGCTTAGCCTGATCAAGGTAAAGCTTGACGCTCTCTTTTTCCATCTCGACTGCATGTTCATATGCATCAAGATTAGTTGCTTCAACTTCGAAGCACTTTTCGTCTTTAAGCATTTCCGAGAACATGTTCCTGGTTGTCTTGAAAGTATAAGTGCCCTTATACATGTAGTTCTTATCCTTAAAACCACTTATTATCTCATAGTGTCTTTGCTCATCGTTCGCAAGCATCTCAAACAGCTTCTTCAGCTGCAAGTCCTTTGCACATTCCGCCTGCTTTGTGTAATAAGCCTTTCCATCCTTTTCCAACTTAAGGGCGTAATCGATAGCGTTCATCTAAAACCTCCTTTGGAGAATCACAAAAACAGAAAAACCATCCGATTCTGACAAAAAGCGGGCGGCGGTGAACCACCCGCACAATTCACATTGAATCAATCAGATGCAA encodes:
- a CDS encoding Rubrerythrin gives rise to the protein MNAIDYALKLEKDGKAYYTKQAECAKDLQLKKLFEMLANDEQRHYEIISGFKDKNYMYKGTYTFKTTRNMFSEMLKDEKCFEVEATNLDAYEHAVEMEKESVKLYLDQAKLTSEPSEKETLLKLAAEENKHQIILENLMDFIRKGLDWSESPEFSHLEEWDQFTDLDKY